In the Agromyces flavus genome, GAAGAGGCACGATCGGCGACGACCGAGTCTGACCCTGAGCCTTCCGGCTACGGCGCCGACGCCTGCAATGGTCCTGCGGCCAACAGCTGCGTGATCGCGCGAAGCGGGATCGGCGCCCAGTCGGGACGGTTGCGCGTCTCGTAGATCGCCTCGTACACCGCCTTGTCGAGCTCGAACGCGGCGAGCAGGTCACGGTACTTGCTGAGATCGGTGCCGGATGCCGCGATATAACCGTCGATGAACGCCTGGCGGGCCGAGGCGGCCCACGTCCGAGCCTCGGCGGCGCGCTCGGGTGCACGATCTCGGTCGCGCCCGCGACGTAGTCGAACGAGCGCAGCATGCCCGCCACGTCGCGCACCGGCAGGTCGGGACGGCGACGCTCGGCCATGGGCCGCATCGGCTCGCCCTCGAAGTCGAGCAGGAGCCATCCGCGCTCGGGGAGAGGATCACCTGGCCGAGGTGCAGGTCGCCGTGGATGCGCTGCAGCTGCGGCCACGCTCCCTGCGTCGCGCGTGCGTAGTACTCCGCGATCGCGGCGCGGTGCGGCTCGAGCGCCGGTACCTCGGCGACGCCGATGGTCAGGCGCCGCTGCCACGCCTCGTCGATCGCCGCGATGAGCTCCGCCGACGCGCGCTCGCGCGGGAACGCGCCACCGAGCGAGCGGTGCACCTCAGCGACGGCGACCCCGAGGGCGCGTGCGTCGTCGGCGAAGTCGCGGCCGCCGGCGGCGGCGAGGAGTGCCACCCGCCAGGCGTCCTCGACGCCCGGCAGGAACTCCTGCGCGAACGCCAGGTGGCCGCGCGCGCGTCCGTCGGGGCGGCCGACGTCGTCCCACTCGCCGACCACGTCGCCCACGCTCGGCGGCACATGCGGCGAACCGGATGCCGCGAGCGCCGTCTGCAGCGTCACGTCGGGGTTGTCGCCGTGGTGGAGCTGGCGGAACACCTTGCAGATGAGGGGCGCCGCGCCATCCGGCCGGTAGATGATCGACGTGTTGGACTGCTCGCCGCCGAGCACGCTCGCGGGCACGTGCGGACCCGGCCGCGCGGCATCCGGAGCACCCGAGTAGTGGCCGACGGCCGTGGCGCCGTGCGCGACCGCGCGCCGCTCGTGCACGATGAGGTCGAGCAGCACGTCGGTGAAGGCCGCGTCGTGCGGGCCGTCGTAGAGGTGCGTGCCGTCGTCGAGGGCCGCGATGAGGTGAGCGGATGCCTCCGGCGCGGCCGCCGCGCGTTCCACGACGGGAACCTGGTAGAGCACGGGCGGTTCCGTCGCGTCATCCATGAGCAGCATCGACCACACGCGGACCCGGACTCGGCTGACGGCAGCTCCCACTCGCCGATGCGGCGCAGCCGCGGGGCGTGGCCCTTGCCGCCGTACCAGCGTTGCGCCGGCATCCACTCGGCGATCGCGGCCACGGCGCTGTCCATGGTCTGAACAGTAGGGCCGCGCATCAGCGAAGTCGAGGAACGACGCGGGTCATGACGCCTCGTGGCGTGGGCGCGCGGCCCGGCGGCGAGCGCGCGGCTCGTCGAGCCCCATGACGACGCGCGTGCGCTTGCGCTCGACCACGATGAAGAGGGTGCCGATCAGCCACAGCGGACCTGGGTGAGGAACGCGATGCGGAACGCGTCGAGCGTGTACGTCGCGGGCGTGCCGGCGCCCTGCGCGTCCATCGCGATGCCGATGAGGAGGATGGCGAGGAGCGCCGCGAGGAATCCGCCGACGTTCGTGATGCCGTCGCCGTGCTCAGCCGGTGGCTCGGGTTGAAGGTGCGTGCGTGATCGAACCCGATCATCGACCCGGGGCCGCCGGTGCTCATCGCGAAGGCGAGCACGAACAGCAGCCAGAGCGGGGCCGGGCCCGGCCAGGCGATGACGACGAGCCATGCCGCGACCTGGATCCCGATCACGGGCAGCACGAGCAGTCGCGAGCGGCGATACGGGTGCCGGGTCGAGAGCGCCCCGATGACCGGTCCGACCAGGATGCCGAACACCACGTAGACCGTGAACAGCAACGACGCCATCGCGGTCGTCAGCCCCTCGCCCACGGTCAGGAAGGGGAAGCCCCACAGCAGTACGAACGCCGTGCCCGAGAACGGGGTCGTGAAATGCGACCAGAACGCGAGGCGCGTGCCCGGGTGGGCCCACGACTCGCGGAACCCCTGGCGCAGGTCGGCCGACGAGCGCACGGCATGGATGGCGCCGGTCGTCGTGTCGACGGAGACGTCCGCGGTTCGGCCCGGCGGTCGGTTGCGGATGACCGCGAACGTGAGGATCGTGAACAGCGCCCCGAGCCCCGCCAGTGAGCCGAATGCGACCGACCAGCTCGTCGCGTGCAGCAGCGCCGCGAGTGGGAGCACCGCGAGGATCTGCCCCGACTGGCCGATGAGTCCCGTCAACTGCACCAGCAGGGGCGCCTGTCGTTCGGGGAACCAGACCGCCACCACGCGCAGCACGCTCGGGAACACGGCGGCGTCGCCCGCGCCGAGTAGCATGCGGGCGGCGATCGCCCATGCGACATCGGGGGCGAACGCCAGCGTGAACTGGCCGATCGCCATGAGCGCCATGCCGATGGTGATGATCGGGCGGGCGCCGAACCGGTCGAGCAGCAGGCCGACCGGGATCTGCATTCCGCCGTACACGGCGAGCTGGATGACAGCGAACATCGACAGCGTCGAGGCATCCGCGTCGAACCGCACCGCCGCGTCGACGCCGACGGCCGAGAGCGACGAGCGGTTCGTGATCGAGACGATGTACGCCGCGACCCGACGCCCCACACAGCCACAGTCGCCACGCGGGCGTGCTGGAGATGGGGCAGGGATGGTCACGTCACTTCGAGGCTACCGTCTGGCTCGTGCGCGGCTGACCCGTTGACGGGAGGCGGGGCGAGACACGGGGCGTTCATGGCGTTGACGACGATCGCCCCGTCCGCCGACCTGCGAGGGGGACGGCGATCGGGGCGATCGGAGTGCGCGAACCGCCCGATCAGGCCAGCGGCGCGTCGGTCGCTGCCGGCTCGCTCGCGACGACCTCGCG is a window encoding:
- a CDS encoding maltokinase N-terminal cap-like domain-containing protein; translation: MGAAVSRVRVRVWSMLLMDDATEPPVLYQVPVVERAAAAPEASAHLIAALDDGTHLYDGPHDAAFTDVLLDLIVHERRAVAHGATAVGHYSGAPDAARPGPHVPASVLGGEQSNTSIIYRPDGAAPLICKVFRQLHHGDNPDVTLQTALAASGSPHVPPSVGDVVGEWDDVGRPDGRARGHLAFAQEFLPGVEDAWRVALLAAAGGRDFADDARALGVAVAEVHRSLGGAFPRERASAELIAAIDEAWQRRLTIGVAEVPALEPHRAAIAEYYARATQGAWPQLQRIHGDLHLGQVILSPSADGSCSTSRASRCGPWPSVAVPTCRCATWRACCARSTTSRARPRSCTRARRRGSDVGRLGPPGVHRRLYRGIRHRSQQVP
- a CDS encoding MFS transporter, giving the protein MGRRVAAYIVSITNRSSLSAVGVDAAVRFDADASTLSMFAVIQLAVYGGMQIPVGLLLDRFGARPIITIGMALMAIGQFTLAFAPDVAWAIAARMLLGAGDAAVFPSVLRVVAVWFPERQAPLLVQLTGLIGQSGQILAVLPLAALLHATSWSVAFGSLAGLGALFTILTFAVIRNRPPGRTADVSVDTTTGAIHAVRSSADLRQGFRESWAHPGTRLAFWSHFTTPFSGTAFVLLWGFPFLTVGEGLTTAMASLLFTVYVVFGILVGPVIGALSTRHPYRRSRLLVLPVIGIQVAAWLVVIAWPGPAPLWLLFVLAFAMSTGGPGSMIGFDHARTFNPSHRLSTATASRTSADSSRRSSPSSSSASRWTRRAPARPRRTRSTRSASRSSPRSAVADRHPLHRGRAQAHARRHGARRAARSPPGRAPTPRGVMTRVVPRLR